Genomic DNA from Amycolatopsis alba DSM 44262:
GTCCAATTAGGACAGCAGTTCGCGCAGAAAGATCTCGTGGAGCTGCCGTTTCCCGCGACGCAGCAGGCGGTCGACGCGTTGCTGGGCGCCTACTTCGACAAGATCCGGCGTCCGTCGCGCACGCTGTACGTGCTCGACACCTCCGGTTCCATGGCGGGTGACCGGATCGAGGCGCTGCGCACCGCGCTGATCGGGCTGACCGGCGCCGACGGTTCCCTGACCGGCCGGTACCGCCGGTTCCGCAGCCGTGAGGAGGTCACGATGCTGCCGTTCGCCACCCTGCCCGGCCGCCCGGAGACCTTCGCGGTGCCGGAAGGCGATCCGCAGCCCGCCCTGGACAAGATCAAGCACTTCGCCGAGGGGCTCGGCGCGAACGGCGGCACGGCGATCTACGACAGTCTCCAACGCGCGTACGACATCATGGGGCCGCCCGTCACGCGCGATCCGGACCGGTTCACTTCGATCGTCTTGATGACCGACGGGGAGAACGCGAGCGGATCCACGTTCGAGGACTTCCAGCGGAAGTTCCCGTCGCTGCCGGAGGCGATGCGGCAGATCCCGGTGTTCACCGTGATCTTCGGCGAGGGCGATTCCGCCGAACTCGGCGAAGTCGCGAAACGCACCGGCGGCAACGTGTTCGACGCGCGAGGCGACGTGCTGCCCAAGGTGTTCCAGGAAATCCGCGGCTACCAATGATCCGGTACTTCGGCTCCACGAAGAACCTCGCCGGCTGCGTCGGCGGGCTGATCGGGCTCGCGCTGTACCTGGCCGGCGTCGTCGGCGGACTGTGGCCGGTGGTGGTCGCCGGGCTGTACGCGGTGTTCGCCCTGCTCGCGCCGCCGGAACGGGTCCGGCTGACGTCGGTGGACACCGGGCATCTGCGCGCGGACCTCGTCTCGTTGGTGGAGAAGGTGACCGTGCGGGCGCAGCGGATGCCGGAGTCCTCTGTGGACAGTGTCCGGCGGATCGCGGGGATCCTCGACGACATCTTGTCCCGGCCGGAGCGGTGGGCGGCCGATCCCGACGTCCAGCACGCCGTCACCCGGTTGGCGCGCACCGACCTGCCGCTTTCCGTGGAGACCTATCTCAACCTGCCGTGGTGGTTCGCCGCCAAACGGCGGGCAGGCGGTGAGCCGAGCGCGTCCGAGGAACTCCTCGCGCAGTTGGAGCTGCTGGAGACCGAAGCGCACCGCATCGCGGAACGGTTCTACGCCGGCGACGTCCATCAGCAGGCCGACCACTCGCGCTATCTGCGCGAGCGAGGCGAGGCCTGAGGCGGTCCCGATCAGCGGTAAAGCGAGAAAAGTCTGCCGGTCGTTCTGCATGGGCAAGCCGGATTCCCCGCGCTGAACTGGATGGCGCCGATCCAGCCTTGGTCGGTATCCGTCTCTCCCAGGGAGTTCAGACGTGCGCAAACACAGACTCGGGGCGGCCGTGCTGGCCGCGGTCATGGTGTGCCTCGCCGGTGGTGTCCCGGCGAACGCCGAGCAGCGCGGCGACCATTGCGTCGCCGACACGGCGACCGAGGTGATCCGGTGCTTCGACAGTGTCGGCGAGTCTCTCGCCGCGGCGTCGGCGGGCAAGGTCGGCGCCTCCGCGACGGTGATCAGCGTGCTGTACGAACACGCGAACTTCGGCGGCGCGAGCGTCGCCATCACCGGGTCGCCGTGCGTCGAAGGGACCAACCAGACCATCGGGTTCCTCGGTGACTGGAACGACAAGATCTCCTCGTTCCAGACCTTCCAGAACTGCTACATCACGATGTACGAGCACGCCGAGTACCAGGGCGAAAGCCAGGAGTGGTACGCCAACGACAGCGCCAACTACGGGTCGAACATGAACGACCGCGGCAGCTCGGTGGTGTACTCGCGCGGGCCGTCCCGCGCCGAACTGCTCAAGGATTGCGGCCGCGCCACCAAGAACTGCAACGCCCACGTCGACCAGCGTGGACAGGACTTCTACGGCAGCTGGGGCCGCGTCGACACGGTCTACAACTGCAGCGCGAACAAGATCACCCAGGTGATCGGCAAACGCGACACCCGCAGCGGGAAGAACACGGTGTCGAACGAGATCAGCGTGAGCGCGGGCTTCGAGTTCCTCGTCGACTGGTCGGTCGCCTACAAACGCACGTGGGGCCAGGAATGGGGCTGGGAGACCAGCGAAAGCGTCGAAACCCGGATCGAGGTGAACCCCGGCTACTGGGCGGGCCTGGACCGCTCACCGGTGATGCGGGTGGCCGACGGCTGGTACGACATGTGGTTCGACAAGCGCAAATGGGGTCACAACCAGTGGTACGTCTGGAACTTCAGCGGTGAAGGCCCCGCTCCCGGTGTCGTCGGCCAGACCAGGACGGTCGGCAAGAAGATGACGTCGGACGAGAAGAAGAAGGTGTGCGGGAAGTCGGCCGGGCTCGTGCGATCTTCCGCCGGGGCACAGGCGGAAGGCGCCGCGGCGACGCCTGCCGCGCCTCCGGTGCGCGTCGCGGAGGGACGTCTGCACAGCTAGCTGATAGCCGGACATGAAGTCCGTGAAGGCCTCCTTGAGGGACTCAGAGTCCCTCAAGGAGGCCTTCACGGACTGTCAACGGCCGCCGAGCCTCGGCAGGGTCAGGGTGGTCACTGCGGTCATCACCCAGCCCAGCAGATCACCGAGCGGGACGGTGGACAGTTTCTCCGGCCACTCCTCGGCCAGCGCGTGCAGGACCAGATGACCGTCATGCGCTTCGACCGCGGTGAGCCGGATCCCCGGCGGGAGCTCCGGCAGGGGCAGCACGATCGGCTTGAGGCGGGACGGCGGCCCGAACCGTCGTCGTCCGATGTGGACGGACATCGGCCGGAGCACGACGGCGTCGTCCTCCACAGTGGACTCCAGGGCCAGATGGCCCCAGCGGGGACGCTTTTCCCAGCGGATGTGAAAATGCCCGTCGTCGCCGGGGGTCACGATGATGCCCGGCCGGGCCTCCGCCACACGGGCCCGCAGGACCTCGGGCGACACCCGGATCGCCATCTTCACCTGTTCGGGGATGGCCGCCGGGGACGGGAGCGAGCGGAGACGGACGTTCGAGGCCAGCACGGTGATGCGCTCGAGCGGGGTTTCCGGCCAGTCGACGTCCTCGACGACGATGCGGACGTCACCGATCCGGCCGGTGGCGGCCAGGCTGAGACTGTCGGCCTGGTAGTCGAGCCCGGTCAGGGTGAGCCCCACGTCGTGGCCGTCCACTTTGGCGGTCAACCGCCGCCCGACCAGCTGTTCGGTCACGGTCTTCAGTACCGCGGCCGGGGTCACGGGCACATTCGGCAGCAGCGCCCGCCCGGCGGCGGCCAGGCCGAACAGCTCGGGAAGGGGGTTCAGTTCGAACCATCTGCCGTCGCTCATCCGTCCAGTGTCGCCGAACGGGACGCCGGATGCCGCCGCAGGGGGTCAGCGGGCCGCGAAACGGGCGATCACGCCCGCCAGGATCACCCAGAACGCCGCGGCCAGGCCGTAGTCGAGGATGACCGCGAGATTCGGGTCACTTACCGGGAAGAGTCCCGGCCAGAACAACGCCAGCGGTTTGGCCAGCGCCTGGATGAAGATGAAGAAACCGTTGCCCGCGTTGGCTCCCGCGAGGACCATGACCATGTACAGCAGTTCGATGAAAGCGAACACGGCGCCGATGCCGGTGATGACCCGCACGGCGGTGTTGCTCCTACTGGTGGTTCGCCATCTGGACATGCCGGAAAAGTTCCCGGATTCCGTCATGGCAAACGTTTCACCGGCCAAGTTGCGCCGATCGGCCGTACCCACGTACTCCCGGTAGGACATGGTGACGGTCAGGAATCGCCCTCACGGCGCGCGGTGCTTTCGCGCAGCACGACGTGGCCGCGGACCCGTTCGACACGGGACCGGCCGGCGCGTTCCGGTAGCATCGCCAGCTCCAGCACCCGTTCGCCGAGGTCCTCCAGCGGCAGCGCCACCGTGGTCAGCGGCGGAGTCAGGTCGCGGATCATCGGGATGTCGTCGAACCCGGCGAGCGAGACGTCGCCGGGCACGCTGACGCCGTGGTCGCGCAGTGCCGCGAGCGCGCCCGCTGCCATGACGTCGGTCGAGGCGAAGACGCAGGTGGCGCGCAGGCCGCGGCCGATGAGCCGCTGGGCGGCCTCGTAACCGCCGTCACGGGTGAAGGGCGCCTCGACGATGTCTTCGCGCTCCACGGTGACGCCCGCGTCGGCGAGAGCTTCGAGGAAGCCGCCGACGCGGTCGACGACCGTGGTGAGCAGCGGGGGACCGGACAGTACAGCGAACCGGCGGTGCCCGAGCCCGAGCATGGCCCGCGCCAGGTCCGCGGCGCCTTCCCGGTTCTCCGGCAGGACAGCGTCGGCCCGCAGACCGCGATGCCCGCTGATCACCGCGACCCGCCCACCGGTCGCGCGGTAGCGATCCAGCTCCCGGCGCAGGCCCTCCTGGCGTTCCCGGTCCTCGAAGCCGGAGCCGATCAGCAGCACCGCCCGGACACGGTGGCCGCGCATCATCGAGGTGTAGGCGACTTCGCGGTCCGGGTCGCGGAAGGTACTGCCGAGGACGACCTGGAGATCGTGGCGGCTCGCTGCGCGCATCACCCCGCGCGCGATGCCGGCGAAGTACGGGTCGCCGACGTCGTGGCAGATCACCCCGACCGTCCGGCTGGTCGAGCGGGCCAGCGCCTGAGCGTGCGCGTTGGGGGAGTAGGCCAGCCGTTCGGCCGCCCGTTCCACCCTGTCGCGCAGTGCCGGGCCGACGCTCGCGGTGCCGTTGAGCACCCTGGACGCGGTCGCGAGCGAGACCCCGGCCGCCTTCGCGACGTCGCCGAGAGTGCTCTGGGCCTGTTGGACCATTCGTGCTCCTCCGCCTTGACCCCTGTGGTCGGCGGATTCTACGGTACGCATGAAAGCGCTTTCAGAAAGCGTTTTCATGCCTGGGCGGTGCGAGAGGTTCGCGTTGTGCCGCGCGCTGCTGCACCGGCCACGGGGTGCTGTTGATGGACGAACCGTTCGGCGCGCTGGTCGCGCCCACCCGCGAGCAGATGAACGTCTGACTGCGGCGGATCTGGCGCGAAACGGGCACCACCGTCCTGTTCGGTGCCGCCACCGCGTACATCCGGCGGTTGCTCGGTTAACCGGCTGCTTGATCGAGTGGTGCACCTCGCCATTGCCAGCCGGCGCGGGAAGGCCGTCCAGGAAGGTCCGTTCGGTCCGTCGCCCACAGCAACGCCGTCCAGGGGTCGACGTCGCCTGCGTCGACCTCCGGGAACATTCTTGCGAGCACGCGCGAACAGACGCCGCGTGGCGGATCGAGGGTGACGCCGAGCCCCCTGGCCATGTCCTCACCGTGGACCAAGGCTTCGACACAGCCCATTCCGGTGAAACCCTCGATATCGGCATGGCCGCTCGGGTGATACGCGAGGACGTCCGGATCCGAGGTGCGGAGGACGGCACCCAGGATGCGGCCGCTGACCGTGACGAACTCCAGCAGTTCCCATGGCCTCGCGGTCGCCTCGGCGACGGCTTCGAAGCAGACGAAACGGGGCAGCAGCGGCTGGGCGATCAGCAGCCCCGCGTAGGAAATGAGGCAGTCGCCGAGGTGCTCGGCCGTCTGCCAGGCGTTCAGGTCGCCGGTGCCGGGCGCCACCGACCAATCGCGGTCCGCCGCCTGGCTCAGCCCGTTGGTCACACTCCTTATCGCCGCGTCGAGGTCGTCGAGAGTGACTGTCATCGTGGCATCAGCTCAAAGGTGTCGGAAACGCGACCGGACCGCGGCGGCCGTTCTTCCCGACCGCGCGGACGCCGAAGAACACATTGTCCTTCGACAGATCCACTTTAGCCTCGGTGGTGTCGCCGACCCCGATCGAGTGTGTCCAGTCGGCCTCCGTCGTCTCCCGCCACACGACCTCGTAACCGGCGAGATCCGGGTCCATTCCCCGTCGCCACACCAGATCCGTGTCGTTCGTCAGCTGGTTCGTGCGGATCCGGACGTCCTCCGCCGTACCGGGAGCGGTCGCCAGCGACCACAGCGTGGCGGCGTTCACCCGCGCGACCCTGGCGATGAACGGGAAGTCGCAGAACTCCGGCAGATCGCCGAACTGCTTGCCGTTCTCCATCCGGACGTCCTGGTGCTGGCGCGCGTAGTCCTCGTTCGGTTCGGTGAACCGCGCGGCCGGATACCCCTGCTCCAGGAACGGGATGTGGTCGCCACCCCGGAGGTAGCGGTCACGCCGGTAGATCACCCGTACGGACATGCCGGTCGCGTCGTTCTCCGCGACCGACCGAGCGAACCGGGCCAGCTGACGGGACGGCGAATCGTTCTCGCCGCCGACCGCGCGCCGGATCTCCGCCTGCGCCGGGGTTTCCGATGTCGGCACACCCTCGGCGAACAAGCGGATCGTATGCGGATCCCGTGTCCCGTCGTCCGCCCGGCTCGAGCCGACGATGTCGTTGGTGAACATCGCCTGCACGTTCGCGCCCGCCGCTTTGTACAGCGTGGCCAGGTGCCGCGCGCCGAACAGGCCCTGTTCCTCTCCCGCGACCGCGGCGAACACGATGGTCGCGGCGGGACGGCGGGTGGCCAGGACCCTGGCGAGCTCCATCGCGACGGCCACCCCGGAGGCGTCGTCGTCGGCGCCGGGCGCGTCCTTTGTCGCGTCCAGCGGATCCGAACAGCGCGAGTCGTAGTGGCCCGACACGACGTAGATCCGCTCCGGCGTGGTGGATCCGCGCAGGGTGGCGACGACGTTGGTGATCGTGGTGGCGACGGGGATCCGAGGAGGGGACGGCGGCTGCAGGTACGACTGCAACTCGACCTTCATCCGGCCGCCCGACCTTCCCGCGGATTTCAGCATCTCCGCGAAGATCCAGTCGCGGGCGGCGCCGATACCCCGGACAGGATCGGTCTGTGAGGACAACGTGTGTCGCGTTCCGAAGGCGGCGAGCCTGCGTACGGTGGCTTCGACACGGTGTTCGTCGATCTCCCGCAGGATCGCCCGCAGTTCCGCGTCGGGCCGTTGCGGTGCCACGGGTGTGCCGGGGCCTAGATCGCCCGGCTGGTCGGCGCCGGCGGGTGCCCCGGTGAGGGCGGTGGACGACAGGGCGGCCGCCGAGAGCGCCGCCGATGTGGACAGGAAAACTCGTCTGGACCTTTCCTCAGCCATTCTTTCGTTCCTACGCGTTCCGCCTTGGGGCGTCTACCCGCGAAAAGGATGAGCGCGGCAGGCGGTTTGGTGATGGTCTGTCAGGGGGAGTCCTCAGGAGTGTCGTCCTCGGGTTCCGCGCGGGGCTCGTGGAACGGTTCGGGTGCTGTCTCGTAGGTATGGCCGCTCGGCGTGGTGATGATCGTGCCGCCGTTGCCGGTGGGTTCGGCCGACCAGCCGGGTTCCTCGCGAAGCAGGTTGTGAGTCTTGCAGCGCATATGGCAGTTGTGATGGGTGGTCTTGCCGTCGCGAGCTCTGGGGATGATGTGATCGATCTCGGAGAACTCGGCCGGACAGTGGCAGCCCGGTTGGGTGCACTCGCGGTCCCTTGCCATGATCAACCGTGCCAATGAGGCCGGTGACCGGTACTTGTCGGCTCCGGCTTCGAGTAATTGGCCGGTGGCGGAGTCGGTGATCAGTCGCGACCAGGTCGAGTCGGGCTCGGTGGCGATCTCGCGGACCAGCCAATCGGGGATGGGCCCGTATCCGGCGAGTGTCGCGGGGTCCTTGCGTGCGCCGATGAGTGTCAAGAAGTCGACATAGATGTGGATATGCGCCCGCGGTTTCCCGTGGCCTTCCTCGGCGAGCAGACGTTCGGCGAAGATGTCGGCGCGGTGTTGGTCGAGGGTCCGGGATTTGTCCTTGTTTCGCCGGGCCCGCGCGGCGCGGCTCATTGAGGCATAGATGGAACTGGCGAGTTCCACGGGAAGATGGCCGGAGAGCGTGGACATGGTCTCGTCGTTGTGCTCCAACGAGATATGCCGCAGAGCGCGCTTCTTGGCGGCTCGTTCGTGATAGCCGTCGTAGTCGAATTTCTGTACGGCATAGTTCACCGAACTCCGGATCGCGCCGGGATCGCGATCGGCGAGCCGTTTGGCCAGCCAGGCGTCGACCTGTGCTGCGACCTCGTCCGACACTTCCCTGGTCAGTTGCATGACCTTGGAAGCCTTGTACAGGTCGATATCGCCACGATCCAACGCTGCCAACGTGTTCGGCAGGCGGGCGACCAGGGCGCGTGAGGTTTCGACGAGCAGGGTCGCGTGATTGCGGGTGACCGAGAAGCGCAAGGCGACCTCCTCGGTCACCGATCTTCGCGAACCACCGGCAGCGGCGAAGTCGGCTAACGCTCGTACTTGACGTCCCTGTGTCTGGCGAAGCGAAATCTCTTCGTCGAACGCGGTGTCAAGAAAGCGAGCGGCTTTCGGGTTGTAAACGAGAGTTGTGGTCATGCCCATGATCATACTCGAACGCACGTTCGAACGCGACCGAGATTGTGACTGGATTTACGCGGAGAGTGAACGGGTGCGATGACAGGTCCGTTCATCGACTTTCGGCGTTGGCGCCCGGCCCTGACTGGTTGGATGATGAGGTGAGCGACAACTATCCGAGACTGCTGGAAGACCGGGAAGTAGTGGTGGCGCGAGCCGGTGAGCGACGACAAGCACGCCTTCGGGGCTGGCTTGACGGCTACGACGGGCCACGACCGCTCTATCGGATCGAGCTGTTCCTCGATGGAGACCGGTATACGGGCACCGCCATGGACATGTTCGCATCGCTTGTCCGGCTGCGTCGCCAGCTGGAGCCCGACGGTTGGACTGTCGCCGTTCAGGGGGCTCGCCGCGACACGTTCCCGAGCGGGATGACCAGGGACATGGATGGCGGTATGCGGGCCTACGTCATGCGGCCCGGCCAGAAGTCTTCGATCGACGATCTCGTCGACACGCTGGCCGACGCCGAGCTCGAACAGATCGGGACCATCGAGGAACAACAGGCCTGGCACGCCGAATGGTGGGCAGCGAGCAAGGCGCGGCAATGATCGCGCACGCGGCCGGAAGTCGCTGTCGACGACCATGTCGCCGCCGGGAGCACGGAGAACGACACCGATCTGGGAACTCGGACTGGGCGGGCTTCATGAGGCCGGTAAGCGGAAATGAGTTCTGACGCGGAGGTGGCGATCCGTGCCACGGACGCCGCGAGCGAAGTGATCCGGCGCGCTTACGGCGGCGCGGCCGGGCGGCGGGCCGCCTACGTCACCGACGGCCACCTGCATTTCACCGGCGGCATAGCCCTGTGTCAGGCGGCGGACTGTGTGGTGACCAACCTCGCCGGGCAACCCGTGCACACCGGCGCCCAAGGACTGGTCGCGTCCTCCGGCCCCGCGACCCACCAGGAGCTGATCGACCTCGTGACACGCCACCGCCACGACTGACGCGACTATGCGCCGCTGTGGATCAAGGAGGCCCAGAGGCCGGGTCGGTCGGGGTATCTGAAGCGCAGGTCGCGCGTGACTTTGTGCAGGGCGGTCGGAGCGGCGTCGGCTGCGACGGCGTGGGAAAGGTGGCGGTAGAAGGAGGAGGCAGCGTCAGCGGCGATCTGGTCGTCGAGGGGCCAGAGACTGGCGATGACGTGGCGGAAGCCTGCCAGCTGGAAGCCCGACGCCAGGTGGAGAGACTCGTCGGCGTGGCGGAATCCGCCCAGCGCGGTGGAACAGGCGGACAGGTAGGCGAGTTCGGCCTGGACGAGGTGGAGCGCGCTGATCTCCGGGAGGGACAGGGTGCCGTCGTGGAGCCGCAGCCCACCCAGGGAAGGGGTGGTGAGGTCGGCGCGGGCGTGACAGGCGAAGTGCGCCCAGGTGGCCTCGGAGAGGGCGGCCAGGACGCGGCCGGTGGTGGCGTCTTGATCGGTGAGCGGCGGAATGGCGTGGTGGGGATGCAGCGCGGCGGCTTCGGCGGCGGTGCCCGGCAGATCGCGCTCGCCGGGGGTGTGTTCGAGGGCGACGGTGAGCTGGCTGCGGACGGTGGCAGGCCGGCGCGCACGGGCGTGGGCCAGCGCCCGCAGGGTAGGTGTGTAGGAGGACACGACCCGGTCCAACGCCCCAGGCTCGCCAGGGTGACCGGCGGCGTGCAGGGGGAACAGACCGAGCAGGCCCGTGGGCATCCACCACACCCGTGGCAGGGACTCCCCGATGTCGGTCATCTCGGATAGCGCGTCCAAGGTCGGCTGGACGACAGAGGTCCAGAGCCAGGACAGGATGTGCTGGACAACTCGCTGCTGTCGCAGGGCTCCTGCGAAATTCGAGTCGTCGTGGGTGGCCTCCACCAGTACCGCGGCGTGGGACCTCACGTCGGCGAGCACGAGCCCTGGCAGGGGAATCGACACCAGGGGAGCCCCTGCGCACGGGATGATGATCGCGTCGCTGCGACACCGGCCGGCGTTGAGCAGGACGACCGCGCCGTCTGCCGCGGCGGGGCGTAAGTCGGCCAGGCGAGGCGGCAGCAGGAATCGGTCGAAGCCGGTGCGCTGACGGATCTCCGCGAGCACCTCGTCGTGTTCGACCCACCAACGCCTCCGGTCGGCTATCTCGGCCGACGTGGTGAGCCGGTCACGGATCTGCCGGAAACGCCCGGCGAGCTCGGGCGCGGCGGAGTCGAGATCGGTGAGGTCGGTACGGGAGTCCAGCTGAGCGGCCAGCAGGATGCCTCGGCCCAGTTCGGCGGTTTCCACGGCTCCGACCGGATCGCCTGCCGCGCACTGCGCGGCCACGGCCTCCCCGACCAAGCCCATGTGCTCGCCGAGGCGGTGCTCCCGGTCGGCCCATCCGGTTTCGCGGGACGCGACCAGCGGCAACAAGGCCACGGCGGCGGTCAGTAGCTTCACAGCCTCGTCGTGCTCGCCTATCTCGTGCGCCAACGACCCCACGATATGGCCCGCCAGTGTGCGATCCACCGGGGAGGAAGTCGTGGCGCCGGAGACTTGGTGCGCCAATATGCTCAGCCGGCTCCGGCTTGGCCGCTGCCCGTACTCGTCGAACCGCGACCGGTAGGCGCCGCCGAGGGCGACCAGGCGGATGGCCCGGCTCGGGTGGTCATCGGGGGTGGCCGCGATGACCTGTTCGCCGATTTCGATGGCCCGTTCCAGATCCGACGTCGCCCCCAGGCGCTTGAACCGGTCGTGGTGGCCGGCGCCGAGATTGTGCAAGTGCTTGGCGAGGTCGGGGTGGCCCGGAGGGGTGGCCGCGACGGCTTGACGGGTCACCTCGATGGCCTGCTCCAGGTCGGACATCGTCCCCACACGGGCGAACCGGTCGCTGTAGACGGCGCCGAGCGTGGAGAGGACTTTGACCCGATCAGGGTGGTCGAGGGGAGTGGCCGCGACGACCTGTTCGCCGATTTCGATGGCCTGTTCCAGATCCGACATCGCCCCCGACCGAAGAAAGCGTCGTCGATAGCTGATGCCGAGGTCGGACAGGACGCCTGGGCGATCAGGGTGGTCGGCGGGGGTGGCCGCGACGACCTGTTCGCCGATTTCGATGGCGCGTTCCAGGTCCGACATCGCTCCCAGCCGCTCGAATCGCAGCTGGTAGCGGACACAGAGGTTGTTCAGGTACATGGTCTGGAGCGGATGGTCGCCGGGGGCGGTGTCCACGGCTTGCTGCCCGAGTTCGATGCCCTGCTCCAGGTCCGACATCGTCCCTGTGCGCTCGAACCGCAGCAGATGAGCGCTGCCGAGACTGTTCAGGAACTCACTTCGGCGGGGGTGCTCGTCCGGGGTGACACGCACGAGC
This window encodes:
- a CDS encoding peptidase inhibitor family I36 protein, producing MRKHRLGAAVLAAVMVCLAGGVPANAEQRGDHCVADTATEVIRCFDSVGESLAAASAGKVGASATVISVLYEHANFGGASVAITGSPCVEGTNQTIGFLGDWNDKISSFQTFQNCYITMYEHAEYQGESQEWYANDSANYGSNMNDRGSSVVYSRGPSRAELLKDCGRATKNCNAHVDQRGQDFYGSWGRVDTVYNCSANKITQVIGKRDTRSGKNTVSNEISVSAGFEFLVDWSVAYKRTWGQEWGWETSESVETRIEVNPGYWAGLDRSPVMRVADGWYDMWFDKRKWGHNQWYVWNFSGEGPAPGVVGQTRTVGKKMTSDEKKKVCGKSAGLVRSSAGAQAEGAAATPAAPPVRVAEGRLHS
- a CDS encoding LmeA family phospholipid-binding protein produces the protein MSDGRWFELNPLPELFGLAAAGRALLPNVPVTPAAVLKTVTEQLVGRRLTAKVDGHDVGLTLTGLDYQADSLSLAATGRIGDVRIVVEDVDWPETPLERITVLASNVRLRSLPSPAAIPEQVKMAIRVSPEVLRARVAEARPGIIVTPGDDGHFHIRWEKRPRWGHLALESTVEDDAVVLRPMSVHIGRRRFGPPSRLKPIVLPLPELPPGIRLTAVEAHDGHLVLHALAEEWPEKLSTVPLGDLLGWVMTAVTTLTLPRLGGR
- a CDS encoding LacI family DNA-binding transcriptional regulator, with translation MVQQAQSTLGDVAKAAGVSLATASRVLNGTASVGPALRDRVERAAERLAYSPNAHAQALARSTSRTVGVICHDVGDPYFAGIARGVMRAASRHDLQVVLGSTFRDPDREVAYTSMMRGHRVRAVLLIGSGFEDRERQEGLRRELDRYRATGGRVAVISGHRGLRADAVLPENREGAADLARAMLGLGHRRFAVLSGPPLLTTVVDRVGGFLEALADAGVTVEREDIVEAPFTRDGGYEAAQRLIGRGLRATCVFASTDVMAAGALAALRDHGVSVPGDVSLAGFDDIPMIRDLTPPLTTVALPLEDLGERVLELAMLPERAGRSRVERVRGHVVLRESTARREGDS
- a CDS encoding M20/M25/M40 family metallo-hydrolase, translating into MAEERSRRVFLSTSAALSAAALSSTALTGAPAGADQPGDLGPGTPVAPQRPDAELRAILREIDEHRVEATVRRLAAFGTRHTLSSQTDPVRGIGAARDWIFAEMLKSAGRSGGRMKVELQSYLQPPSPPRIPVATTITNVVATLRGSTTPERIYVVSGHYDSRCSDPLDATKDAPGADDDASGVAVAMELARVLATRRPAATIVFAAVAGEEQGLFGARHLATLYKAAGANVQAMFTNDIVGSSRADDGTRDPHTIRLFAEGVPTSETPAQAEIRRAVGGENDSPSRQLARFARSVAENDATGMSVRVIYRRDRYLRGGDHIPFLEQGYPAARFTEPNEDYARQHQDVRMENGKQFGDLPEFCDFPFIARVARVNAATLWSLATAPGTAEDVRIRTNQLTNDTDLVWRRGMDPDLAGYEVVWRETTEADWTHSIGVGDTTEAKVDLSKDNVFFGVRAVGKNGRRGPVAFPTPLS
- a CDS encoding HNH endonuclease, whose product is MTTTLVYNPKAARFLDTAFDEEISLRQTQGRQVRALADFAAAGGSRRSVTEEVALRFSVTRNHATLLVETSRALVARLPNTLAALDRGDIDLYKASKVMQLTREVSDEVAAQVDAWLAKRLADRDPGAIRSSVNYAVQKFDYDGYHERAAKKRALRHISLEHNDETMSTLSGHLPVELASSIYASMSRAARARRNKDKSRTLDQHRADIFAERLLAEEGHGKPRAHIHIYVDFLTLIGARKDPATLAGYGPIPDWLVREIATEPDSTWSRLITDSATGQLLEAGADKYRSPASLARLIMARDRECTQPGCHCPAEFSEIDHIIPRARDGKTTHHNCHMRCKTHNLLREEPGWSAEPTGNGGTIITTPSGHTYETAPEPFHEPRAEPEDDTPEDSP
- a CDS encoding CHAT domain-containing protein; this translates as MAFDESLERLWQRITAYTESRQADIIFCEAALAEAADLERASEPADPGNPASSERQRRAGAAHAVGWLHFLRFTATPDGRDTAELARALVFFGLESLHADAIPESLRGVVGPTADPDARSELAGALLADTSATSAPEIFAAAVGLLTAAVAATPHEHADRAKYLRNLGFAYQERFRYLGASPDQERAIKIFSKLVDDVPRDHEDRAGSTFMLGRAYLMRFERSGMPSDLDRAIEFERQAVDVTPHDHPDHVTFVSGLSRAHLHRFSLAGATSDLDQAIELSRQAVDVAPHDHPDRAGLVANLGITHQTRFERLGTTPDLDQAIDLAQQAVDATPPDDPAQAGFLSNLATAQLLRFERVGMTPDLVKGIGIFSELVRVTPDEHPRRSEFLNSLGSAHLLRFERTGTMSDLEQGIELGQQAVDTAPGDHPLQTMYLNNLCVRYQLRFERLGAMSDLERAIEIGEQVVAATPADHPDRPGVLSDLGISYRRRFLRSGAMSDLEQAIEIGEQVVAATPLDHPDRVKVLSTLGAVYSDRFARVGTMSDLEQAIEVTRQAVAATPPGHPDLAKHLHNLGAGHHDRFKRLGATSDLERAIEIGEQVIAATPDDHPSRAIRLVALGGAYRSRFDEYGQRPSRSRLSILAHQVSGATTSSPVDRTLAGHIVGSLAHEIGEHDEAVKLLTAAVALLPLVASRETGWADREHRLGEHMGLVGEAVAAQCAAGDPVGAVETAELGRGILLAAQLDSRTDLTDLDSAAPELAGRFRQIRDRLTTSAEIADRRRWWVEHDEVLAEIRQRTGFDRFLLPPRLADLRPAAADGAVVLLNAGRCRSDAIIIPCAGAPLVSIPLPGLVLADVRSHAAVLVEATHDDSNFAGALRQQRVVQHILSWLWTSVVQPTLDALSEMTDIGESLPRVWWMPTGLLGLFPLHAAGHPGEPGALDRVVSSYTPTLRALAHARARRPATVRSQLTVALEHTPGERDLPGTAAEAAALHPHHAIPPLTDQDATTGRVLAALSEATWAHFACHARADLTTPSLGGLRLHDGTLSLPEISALHLVQAELAYLSACSTALGGFRHADESLHLASGFQLAGFRHVIASLWPLDDQIAADAASSFYRHLSHAVAADAAPTALHKVTRDLRFRYPDRPGLWASLIHSGA